Below is a window of bacterium DNA.
GGCGATCCCGACGGCCACGAGTCCGACCTCGAGCGAGATCCGGCTGCCGTACAACACGCGGCTCAAGACATCGCGCCCCAGCTCATCCGTCCCGAACGGATGCGCCCGTGAGGGAGGCTGCAGGATCGAATCCGTCGCCGGGACCAGCGGATCGTAGGGAGCGACCCAGGACGCCAGCACGGCCATCGCGACGAAGAGGCCGGTCACGACCGCGCCCACCCGCGCGCTGGGGCTCCGCACCAACCTGCGCACCACTCGATGGTGCCGCGTCTGCTGATCAGTCATAGTCGATGCGGGGATCGAGGGCAACGTAGAGGATATCGACGGAGAGGTTGACCAGTGCATATACGGCGGCGGCGAACAGCACGATCCCTTGGATGAGCGGAAAATCGCGGGACTGGATCGCGCTCACCGCAAACCGGCCGAGCCCCGCACGGGCAAACACCGATTCCACGATCACGGCCCCGCCGAGGAGCCCGCCGAACTGCAGGCCGATGACCGTCACGACGGGGATCAGAGCATTCCGCAACGCGTGATGGAAGAGGATCCGGCCCGATGCGACCCCCTTGGCCCGGGCCGTGCGCACGAAGTCGCTGGGGAGGATGTCGAGCAGGCTCGCCCGCGTCAGGCGTGCCAGCACGGCGGCGGCCTGGCTGCCCAGGGTAACGGTTGGCAGGACCAGCGCCTGCCACCCGCTCCCTCCGGCGATCGGGAACCAGCGGAGGACCAATCCGAAGAGGAGAATCAGCAGCAGGCCCAACCAAAAGGACGGCATGGAGATTCCCAGGAGCGACGCGCTCATCAAGAGCGTTTCGATGAGGCGGTTGCGCAGCAGGGCCGCGATCGCCCCCAGCAGGATGCCGGCCGCCGACGCCACCGCCGTCGCGGCCAAGGTCAGCTGCAGGGTGGGCGGGAACCGATCCCAAATCT
It encodes the following:
- a CDS encoding ABC transporter permease, whose translation is MLGYVLRRLGLTCLVLLAVSGLVFLMSHLTPGDPATIMLGENASSADVLRLRHDLGLDRPLLVQYGVYVGNVLRGDLGRSIRSGRPVAAEIWDRFPPTLQLTLAATAVASAAGILLGAIAALLRNRLIETLLMSASLLGISMPSFWLGLLLILLFGLVLRWFPIAGGSGWQALVLPTVTLGSQAAAVLARLTRASLLDILPSDFVRTARAKGVASGRILFHHALRNALIPVVTVIGLQFGGLLGGAVIVESVFARAGLGRFAVSAIQSRDFPLIQGIVLFAAAVYALVNLSVDILYVALDPRIDYD